A window of the Streptomyces luomodiensis genome harbors these coding sequences:
- a CDS encoding exodeoxyribonuclease III, protein MLTVTSVNVNGLRAAAKKGFVSWLDGTAADVVCLQEVRAEPKELPEAVREPDGWHVVHAPAAAKGRAGVSVYARRELEGVRVGFGSSEFDGSGRYVEVDLPGVTVGSLYLPSGEVGTDRQDEKERFMAEFLPYLKELRERAAAGGREALVCGDWNIAHQEADLKNWKANQKKSGFLPEERAWLTRVFEEAAYVDVVRALHPDVAGPYSWWSYRGRAFDNDAGWRIDYQIATPGLAGRAVKAVVERAAAYDQRWSDHAPVTVVYGPAH, encoded by the coding sequence GTGCTCACCGTGACAAGCGTGAATGTAAACGGGCTGCGCGCCGCCGCCAAGAAGGGCTTCGTGTCCTGGCTGGACGGTACCGCGGCCGATGTGGTGTGCCTCCAGGAGGTACGTGCCGAACCCAAGGAGCTGCCCGAGGCGGTCCGCGAGCCCGATGGCTGGCATGTGGTGCACGCCCCCGCGGCAGCCAAGGGCCGGGCCGGGGTGTCGGTGTACGCCCGGCGCGAGCTGGAGGGCGTCCGAGTCGGCTTCGGGTCGTCCGAGTTCGACGGCAGCGGCCGCTATGTGGAGGTCGATCTGCCCGGCGTGACCGTCGGCAGCCTGTACCTCCCCTCGGGTGAGGTCGGCACGGACCGCCAGGACGAGAAGGAGCGCTTCATGGCGGAGTTCCTTCCGTATCTGAAGGAGCTGCGCGAGCGGGCGGCGGCCGGTGGGCGCGAGGCGCTGGTGTGCGGCGACTGGAACATCGCCCACCAGGAGGCCGACCTCAAGAACTGGAAGGCCAACCAGAAGAAGTCCGGCTTCCTGCCGGAGGAGCGGGCCTGGCTGACCCGTGTCTTCGAGGAGGCGGCGTACGTGGACGTGGTGCGCGCCCTGCACCCGGACGTCGCCGGTCCGTATTCGTGGTGGTCCTACCGCGGCCGGGCCTTCGACAACGACGCGGGCTGGCGGATCGACTACCAGATCGCCACCCCCGGGCTCGCCGGGCGCGCGGTCAAGGCGGTCGTGGAGCGGGCCGCCGCCTACGACCAGCGGTGGAGCGACCACGCCCCGGTGACGGTGGTCTACGGCCCGGCGCACTGA
- a CDS encoding MerR family transcriptional regulator, which yields MAELAEKAGITVRTLRFYRERKLIPPPRREGRIAWYNDHHLARLRTIAALLERGHTLGGIAELLAAFESGRRDVGELLGLPGAEPSWPAETPVRLAPEALADYFEGQVTPENLITSLDLGYLAADGDEIVHLSRRLLDVSHTLVEQGIPLAAVLTAAREMRAHVEAIAEIYVTLLRDHVLPDALERGEDAGETVERLRPLATSAVDAELTMALNRRMLADLGGEPRGGASGRQ from the coding sequence ATGGCGGAACTGGCCGAGAAGGCCGGGATCACCGTGCGCACCCTGCGCTTCTACCGGGAGCGCAAGCTGATCCCGCCCCCGCGCCGCGAGGGCCGGATCGCCTGGTACAACGACCACCATCTGGCCCGGCTGCGGACCATCGCGGCACTGCTGGAGCGCGGCCACACCCTCGGTGGCATCGCCGAGTTGCTCGCCGCCTTCGAAAGCGGCCGCCGCGATGTCGGCGAGCTGCTCGGCCTGCCCGGCGCCGAGCCCTCCTGGCCCGCGGAGACCCCGGTCCGGCTCGCCCCCGAGGCGCTCGCGGACTACTTCGAGGGCCAGGTCACCCCGGAAAACCTCATCACCTCGCTCGACCTCGGATATCTGGCCGCCGACGGCGACGAGATCGTCCACCTCAGCCGCCGCCTGCTGGACGTCTCACACACCCTGGTCGAGCAGGGCATCCCCCTGGCCGCCGTCCTCACGGCGGCGCGCGAGATGCGCGCACACGTCGAAGCGATCGCCGAGATCTACGTCACACTCCTGCGCGACCACGTGCTGCCGGACGCCCTGGAGCGCGGCGAGGACGCCGGCGAGACAGTGGAGCGACTGCGGCCGCTGGCCACCAGCGCGGTGGACGCCGAGCTGACCATGGCCCTGAACCGCCGGATGCTCGCGGACCTGGGCGGCGAGCCGCGCGGGGGCGCCTCCGGGCGTCAGTGA